Proteins encoded by one window of Vampirovibrionales bacterium:
- the nadD gene encoding nicotinate (nicotinamide) nucleotide adenylyltransferase, with product MTSSQMTPATQAFYFGTFNPVHWGHLLIAQAALNQFALARVVFVPAACSPFRQQETDMASGADRLAILRRAIADNPGFAVDSIEIDRDGDGPSYTIDTIRALRARDASILTSDGRLAVIIGSDALSQTPRWRDPRALMAATLWLQAPRPETPPVEALAFEGEPLPLATRLIDAPANALSASRVRAALRAGQSARYLTPDAALDLIHERRLWQNPEKRA from the coding sequence ATGACGTCTTCGCAGATGACTCCCGCCACTCAGGCGTTTTACTTCGGCACGTTCAACCCCGTTCATTGGGGGCATTTGCTGATTGCGCAAGCGGCGCTCAATCAGTTTGCGCTGGCGCGCGTCGTGTTTGTTCCCGCCGCCTGCTCGCCGTTTCGTCAGCAAGAGACCGATATGGCCAGCGGCGCTGACCGTCTTGCAATTCTGCGGCGCGCCATTGCGGATAATCCGGGCTTTGCGGTTGATTCGATCGAGATTGATCGTGACGGCGACGGGCCGTCGTATACCATCGACACGATTCGCGCGCTGCGCGCGCGCGATGCCTCTATTTTGACCTCAGATGGCCGACTGGCAGTCATCATTGGCAGCGATGCCCTTTCCCAGACGCCGCGCTGGCGGGATCCGCGCGCCTTAATGGCTGCTACGCTGTGGCTTCAGGCCCCTCGCCCCGAAACCCCGCCGGTTGAGGCTCTCGCATTCGAGGGGGAGCCTTTGCCGCTCGCCACGCGCCTGATTGACGCGCCCGCCAACGCATTGAGCGCCTCGCGCGTTCGCGCCGCGTTGCGCGCAGGCCAAAGCGCCCGCTACCTCACGCCTGACGCGGCCCTCGACCTCATCCACGAGCGTCGGCTATGGCAAAACCCTGAAAAACGCGCCTGA
- a CDS encoding S-layer homology domain-containing protein, translating to MMVQGFSRSLLSAGCCVLLSAAIAAPALAFTDTASHWASRPIDRLSSQGVLGGYPDGSFRPHGGITRAEFAATLVKAMGLPAGSMNGDAPSFRDVPASHWAYGSIEAVRANGLVNGYPGGVFMPNRNISRAESLAILANAARLPMTPADEAERVLRAFSDNNQVPNWARPAVASAIKAGFLSQFPYSNRLYPEQAASRAEVAAMTDSFRGSQLARQNPQASPANSSAPQQSANNGTNASNGANGATSTASGATLQGHIVVVPQGSEFTGSVQTRLTSETARVGDPVTLRLDGPLMGQNGEVAIPPGSQIKGTVRQVEAAGRAGKNGALDLVFDQAVLPTGQMIPLYARVSTEDGMLRGGSTKGRVLKAVGKTAVGAGLGAALGTAMGPLSGGKVGKGAIYGTAIGGGLGAATAVAQKGAEAIVEPGEQLKIKLQQSATFTP from the coding sequence ATGATGGTACAAGGATTTTCTCGCTCCTTATTGAGCGCGGGTTGTTGCGTATTGTTATCGGCTGCGATTGCGGCCCCTGCCCTGGCATTTACCGATACGGCGTCTCACTGGGCGTCGCGCCCGATTGACCGCTTGAGTTCGCAAGGCGTTCTGGGCGGTTACCCGGATGGTTCTTTCCGTCCCCATGGCGGCATTACGCGCGCCGAATTCGCGGCTACCCTGGTAAAAGCCATGGGCCTGCCCGCCGGTTCGATGAACGGCGATGCGCCTTCTTTCCGCGATGTGCCGGCTTCCCACTGGGCGTATGGTTCTATTGAAGCCGTTCGCGCCAACGGACTCGTCAACGGCTATCCGGGCGGTGTGTTTATGCCTAACCGTAACATTAGCCGCGCCGAGTCGCTGGCCATTCTCGCGAACGCCGCGCGCCTGCCGATGACCCCCGCCGACGAAGCCGAGCGCGTGCTGCGCGCGTTCTCCGATAATAATCAGGTGCCCAACTGGGCGCGTCCGGCTGTGGCGTCTGCCATTAAGGCGGGTTTCCTCAGCCAGTTCCCCTACTCCAATCGCCTTTACCCGGAACAGGCGGCTTCTCGCGCCGAAGTGGCTGCGATGACCGACAGTTTCCGCGGTTCGCAACTGGCCCGTCAGAATCCGCAAGCCAGCCCTGCTAATTCGTCTGCGCCGCAGCAATCGGCCAATAATGGGACGAATGCGTCAAATGGCGCAAACGGCGCGACGTCGACCGCCTCGGGCGCAACGCTTCAGGGCCATATCGTCGTGGTTCCGCAAGGCAGCGAATTCACCGGCTCGGTTCAAACCCGTCTGACCTCTGAAACCGCGCGTGTCGGCGATCCCGTTACGCTGCGGCTCGATGGCCCGCTGATGGGACAAAACGGCGAAGTCGCCATTCCGCCCGGCAGCCAGATTAAAGGCACGGTGCGTCAGGTAGAAGCCGCCGGTCGCGCCGGTAAAAACGGCGCGCTGGATCTGGTCTTCGATCAGGCCGTGTTGCCGACCGGTCAAATGATTCCCCTGTATGCCCGCGTGTCGACGGAAGACGGCATGTTGCGCGGCGGCTCGACCAAAGGTCGCGTACTCAAAGCGGTCGGCAAGACGGCGGTTGGCGCCGGTCTGGGCGCGGCCCTCGGTACGGCGATGGGCCCCTTGTCCGGCGGTAAGGTCGGCAAAGGCGCCATCTACGGCACGGCCATTGGCGGCGGCTTGGGCGCAGCGACCGCTGTGGCTCAAAAAGGCGCAGAAGCGATTGTGGAGCCCGGCGAACAGCTGAAAATCAAGCTCCAGCAATCCGCAACGTTTACTCCCTAG
- a CDS encoding GNAT family N-acetyltransferase: protein MNPFLQPDYLRFWDALAAPTLFIMDGEGEFRVSRKRVARGLASLRRLSLAADEHDWAVELTAQRLTRLNAFAERASWQYGQLLCYADDFAALWPREGILKNCRWRAMPSGDAYLLPIDQGYDSVLAGLTSKARCEIRRKEKKARALSSACRLLNHDGDWQTSLARFYDLHVAFWRERGQQSVFESPAQRECMSAWMREAAAQERVQFWGAFLADRLCSMRIGLRDGDTYYSLLTINTGDFAEHSPGGLLLQAELQAQCEAGLRLFHLGPGYARYKEQIGAQPRAMSRIWLAHPRSLRGNLLLAYRRPRAIAARPE from the coding sequence TTGAATCCGTTCCTGCAACCCGATTATCTGCGCTTCTGGGACGCGTTAGCGGCCCCAACGCTGTTTATCATGGATGGCGAAGGCGAGTTTCGCGTCTCGCGTAAACGGGTCGCCCGCGGGCTGGCGTCGCTGCGCCGCTTGTCGCTGGCGGCGGACGAGCATGACTGGGCCGTGGAATTAACCGCACAAAGGCTTACGCGCCTGAATGCTTTCGCCGAGCGCGCCTCCTGGCAATATGGGCAACTCCTGTGCTATGCCGATGACTTTGCCGCCCTCTGGCCCCGAGAAGGGATTCTGAAAAACTGCCGGTGGCGAGCCATGCCGTCGGGCGACGCCTATCTGCTGCCCATCGACCAAGGCTACGACTCGGTGCTGGCAGGCCTTACCAGCAAGGCGCGCTGCGAAATCCGGCGCAAAGAGAAGAAAGCCCGCGCCCTCTCCAGCGCATGTCGTTTGCTGAATCATGACGGCGATTGGCAAACGTCTCTGGCGCGCTTCTACGACCTGCATGTCGCCTTCTGGCGCGAACGCGGCCAACAATCCGTATTTGAGTCCCCCGCCCAGCGCGAGTGCATGAGCGCCTGGATGCGCGAGGCGGCGGCGCAAGAGCGCGTTCAGTTTTGGGGCGCATTTCTGGCGGATCGCTTGTGCAGTATGCGCATCGGTCTGCGCGATGGCGACACGTATTATTCCCTGCTGACCATTAATACAGGGGACTTCGCTGAACACAGCCCCGGAGGGCTGCTGCTGCAAGCCGAGCTTCAGGCGCAATGCGAGGCGGGGCTTCGATTATTTCATCTTGGTCCGGGTTACGCGCGGTATAAAGAGCAGATCGGCGCACAGCCACGCGCCATGAGTCGTATTTGGCTGGCCCATCCGCGCTCGCTTCGCGGCAACCTGTTATTGGCTTACCGGCGACCGCGCGCCATTGCGGCGCGACCGGAATAA
- a CDS encoding sugar transferase produces MSKQPSDFPQGKSIALRVLPGSRAVVREATLACDQSARDLLSAVVKLFAYDVLTLLVGATLMMMMASASLGQSPSVLALAYPLNLLLALGLSAPCRLYDLSQGRYVLGKTMVIAAVLAPANAIFFSLLGVDALTQILMLGVFALAALPTVSIHYYYAMPFSVKNTQSNYYRIEMVAKRLMDLTISFASLILLSPLLAMTWLSVRLDSPGAVLYRQTRVGFGEYSFELFKFRSMWTGERRRESRIKRHKQQQLYKMENDPRITRVGKILRKLSIDELPQLINVIRGEMSVVGPRPPLVSEFEEMNFYHRRKFEAMPGLTGLWQVAGRTRNERAFDQVAFYDVSYIENWSLMGDIFIILKTIPVVLLQKGAN; encoded by the coding sequence ATGAGTAAGCAACCCTCAGATTTTCCGCAGGGAAAGTCGATCGCGCTGCGCGTACTGCCCGGTTCTCGCGCCGTCGTTCGAGAGGCGACGCTGGCTTGCGATCAAAGCGCCCGCGATCTTCTATCAGCAGTCGTTAAGCTCTTTGCGTACGACGTTCTCACCCTGCTGGTCGGCGCCACCCTGATGATGATGATGGCCAGCGCCAGTCTGGGTCAATCTCCCAGCGTTTTGGCGCTCGCCTATCCCCTTAATCTGTTATTGGCCTTGGGGCTGAGCGCCCCCTGTCGTCTCTATGATCTCTCGCAGGGACGCTATGTACTGGGCAAGACGATGGTGATCGCTGCGGTTCTGGCCCCCGCCAATGCGATATTTTTCAGCCTGTTGGGCGTCGATGCGCTGACCCAGATTCTGATGCTGGGGGTTTTCGCCCTGGCGGCCCTGCCGACGGTGTCTATTCACTACTACTACGCAATGCCGTTTAGCGTCAAAAACACGCAGAGCAACTATTACCGTATCGAAATGGTTGCCAAGCGCCTGATGGATCTCACTATTTCCTTTGCAAGTCTGATTCTGCTGTCGCCGCTGTTGGCGATGACTTGGCTCAGCGTCCGTCTGGACAGCCCGGGCGCCGTCTTGTACCGACAGACGCGCGTCGGGTTTGGCGAGTACTCCTTTGAGCTGTTCAAATTTCGCTCCATGTGGACCGGCGAGCGCCGTCGTGAGAGTCGGATTAAACGCCATAAGCAGCAACAGCTTTATAAAATGGAAAACGATCCGCGTATTACCCGCGTCGGCAAGATTCTGCGCAAACTGAGCATCGACGAGCTGCCGCAGCTGATCAATGTCATTCGCGGCGAGATGAGCGTAGTGGGACCGCGCCCGCCGCTGGTCAGCGAATTTGAAGAAATGAATTTCTATCACCGACGCAAATTCGAGGCAATGCCCGGGCTCACCGGCCTGTGGCAAGTGGCGGGCAGAACGCGCAACGAGCGCGCCTTCGATCAGGTCGCTTTCTACGACGTCAGCTATATCGAAAACTGGTCGCTGATGGGCGATATCTTCATCATCCTTAAGACGATTCCGGTGGTGTTGCTGCAAAAAGGCGCTAACTAG
- a CDS encoding TolC family protein encodes MKRWPLFWAVISACLPGLLSGWAGAQPPESTLGQAVSLKTPAQENHKPSAGLTLDKLLEQVRAHHPKLLSADLERRIAAAKLLEKQGAFDPSVSLETDYLRYNDFVTRGKTSKAFDNDLSLNWLTRSGLRLSSGARYNAGDVKPPLYPTGDAGEYFVGIKMPLLRGFRINEKLAAELQAQIGIPAADAAYEQTRLSLLLQAAYAYWDWVIAQRKVGVSQSILALSQTRSQAIQERVDKGDAPAMDAVEARQEVVRREGFWTKANRDYEKQALKLSRYLWEPQGSPAPAPQANGVPAQSPQLTPFDDDDWMAGRQTALENRPELKALNLEKETTVIDLKLAKNQRLPIMDIFAAPGYDMGGQSVGPTLKAGVALLVPLRQRTADGMIAAAKYKLQKLDLDQRLLLQQILLEVDDAVSAIQAAYRQYEAARQEYQFAQQLEQGERDRFDYGDSTLFLVNQRERATADAAIKLLDLEAEYHQALAYFKAVTGVL; translated from the coding sequence ATGAAGCGTTGGCCTTTGTTTTGGGCGGTTATTAGCGCATGCTTGCCTGGGCTTTTGTCTGGGTGGGCAGGGGCTCAGCCGCCAGAGTCGACTCTGGGCCAAGCGGTTTCTCTAAAGACCCCTGCGCAGGAAAATCACAAGCCATCCGCCGGGCTGACGCTCGATAAACTCCTGGAGCAGGTGAGGGCGCATCATCCGAAACTGCTGAGCGCCGATCTCGAACGGCGCATCGCGGCCGCCAAACTGCTGGAAAAGCAAGGCGCCTTTGATCCGAGCGTTTCTCTGGAAACCGATTATTTGCGTTACAACGACTTCGTGACGCGCGGTAAGACCAGTAAAGCCTTTGATAATGACCTGTCCCTGAACTGGCTGACGCGTTCTGGTCTTCGTCTTTCAAGCGGGGCGCGATATAACGCGGGAGACGTCAAACCGCCGCTCTATCCTACGGGCGATGCGGGCGAGTACTTTGTCGGGATAAAAATGCCGCTTTTACGCGGATTTCGCATCAACGAAAAGCTGGCTGCCGAGCTACAGGCTCAAATTGGCATTCCAGCAGCCGACGCCGCTTATGAACAGACCCGTCTGTCTCTTTTGCTGCAAGCTGCCTACGCTTACTGGGATTGGGTAATCGCTCAACGTAAAGTCGGCGTCTCCCAAAGCATCCTGGCGCTATCTCAAACCCGCTCTCAGGCAATTCAAGAGCGCGTCGATAAGGGCGATGCCCCGGCCATGGACGCCGTGGAAGCCCGGCAGGAGGTTGTGCGTCGTGAAGGCTTCTGGACGAAAGCCAATCGCGATTATGAAAAACAGGCGCTCAAGCTCTCGCGCTACTTATGGGAGCCGCAAGGATCGCCTGCTCCTGCCCCTCAAGCCAATGGGGTCCCCGCTCAGTCGCCACAGCTCACGCCTTTTGACGACGATGACTGGATGGCGGGTCGTCAGACGGCTCTGGAAAATCGCCCCGAGTTGAAGGCGCTTAATCTTGAGAAAGAAACCACCGTCATCGATCTCAAACTTGCCAAGAACCAGCGACTGCCCATCATGGATATTTTTGCGGCGCCCGGCTACGATATGGGGGGACAATCGGTCGGTCCGACCCTGAAGGCAGGCGTTGCGCTATTGGTGCCATTGCGTCAGAGAACCGCCGACGGGATGATTGCCGCGGCCAAGTATAAGCTTCAGAAGCTCGATCTGGATCAGCGTCTGCTGTTACAACAGATTTTACTGGAGGTAGATGACGCGGTTTCCGCCATTCAGGCCGCCTACCGCCAATACGAGGCTGCCCGGCAAGAATATCAGTTTGCGCAGCAATTGGAGCAAGGCGAGCGCGATCGCTTCGACTATGGCGACAGCACGCTATTTCTGGTGAATCAGCGCGAGCGCGCCACCGCTGATGCGGCCATCAAACTGCTCGATCTGGAAGCCGAGTATCATCAAGCGCTGGCTTATTTTAAGGCGGTCACCGGCGTCTTGTAG
- a CDS encoding HlyD family efflux transporter periplasmic adaptor subunit, translating to MSGGFEQSRSRRLLASPRFLRVLAIWTLALLFAAVLALAFTPWQQTVVGTGKVTAFSPMQRPQTLEAPISGRLKGWRVMEGQQVEAGQVVAELEDLDPKFLDTSQIETLQSQKQALMDRKLAAQARVKALQTQLNALGQSRQAAIPGASEKVAQSGERIVVAEQGVEAAKEALQAARYNHRRVQDLYEKGLRSKRDLELTQLEQVRAQSGVEQARAHWRVAQRDVSVARLDRDKVSGDTLAAMASASAAMASAQETVASAAGDIAKLEVDIQNLNRRMAQRQIKAPLAGKVVRMVQVGMGETVSEGEVLAVVAPKTQDQAVELYLSGWDAPLVAEGRLVRLQFAGWPAIQFSGWPMVASGTFAGRVAVIDALDDGKGRYRILVKPDKEAIQAGRDAPWPSGNYLRPGTEATGWILLDTVSLGYELWRQFNAFPPTLKETPPPSQGADEKLPKRKSAK from the coding sequence ATGAGCGGTGGTTTTGAGCAATCGCGCTCTCGGCGATTATTGGCATCGCCTCGGTTCTTGCGCGTTCTTGCTATCTGGACGCTCGCTCTGTTATTTGCGGCCGTATTGGCGCTGGCCTTTACGCCATGGCAGCAGACCGTTGTCGGAACGGGCAAAGTGACGGCTTTTTCTCCTATGCAACGCCCTCAGACTCTTGAAGCTCCCATATCCGGTCGTCTCAAAGGCTGGCGGGTGATGGAAGGGCAACAGGTTGAAGCCGGGCAAGTGGTTGCGGAGCTGGAAGATCTGGACCCGAAATTTCTGGATACGAGCCAGATTGAGACTTTACAATCCCAGAAACAGGCGCTAATGGATCGCAAACTGGCGGCTCAAGCGCGCGTCAAGGCCCTGCAAACGCAATTGAACGCTTTAGGTCAATCGCGCCAGGCTGCCATCCCGGGGGCTTCCGAAAAAGTCGCTCAGAGCGGCGAGCGTATCGTTGTTGCCGAGCAAGGCGTAGAAGCTGCCAAAGAAGCCCTGCAAGCGGCTCGTTACAATCATCGCCGCGTTCAGGACCTTTATGAGAAAGGGCTGCGTTCTAAACGGGATCTGGAATTGACGCAGCTTGAGCAGGTCCGCGCCCAAAGCGGGGTGGAGCAGGCGCGAGCGCATTGGCGGGTCGCGCAGCGCGATGTGAGCGTCGCGCGTCTGGATCGCGATAAAGTGTCTGGCGATACGCTGGCGGCCATGGCGTCGGCCTCTGCGGCCATGGCGTCTGCTCAGGAGACGGTTGCCTCGGCGGCGGGCGATATCGCCAAGCTTGAGGTTGATATTCAAAACCTCAATCGCCGCATGGCGCAACGTCAGATTAAAGCGCCTCTGGCCGGTAAAGTGGTGCGGATGGTGCAGGTCGGTATGGGTGAAACCGTCTCGGAAGGCGAGGTTCTGGCGGTGGTTGCCCCTAAAACGCAGGATCAGGCTGTGGAGCTGTACCTGTCGGGCTGGGATGCGCCGCTGGTCGCCGAAGGCCGTCTGGTGCGATTGCAATTTGCGGGCTGGCCCGCCATTCAGTTTTCGGGTTGGCCGATGGTCGCCAGCGGGACCTTTGCCGGGCGGGTTGCGGTGATAGACGCTCTGGATGACGGAAAGGGGCGTTACCGTATTCTCGTGAAGCCTGACAAGGAGGCTATTCAGGCGGGACGAGATGCGCCGTGGCCTTCTGGCAATTATCTTCGCCCCGGAACAGAGGCCACCGGCTGGATTCTGCTGGATACGGTCTCGTTGGGCTATGAACTCTGGCGCCAATTTAACGCCTTTCCGCCGACGTTAAAAGAAACGCCGCCGCCCAGTCAGGGCGCCGATGAAAAGCTGCCTAAGCGAAAGTCTGCAAAATGA
- a CDS encoding ATP-binding cassette domain-containing protein — protein MTLAVPLAAQALVNTIAAGVFLQPLVVLTVLLFVGMAFAGALRVSQFYIVEVLQQRVFARVALRLAQRLPLVLHQAFTDAYPPELLNRFFDVIKVQKALSKLLMDGPAAVLQILTGLILMGFYSPLLLGFDLFALLFIAFIAFGLGRNGVHTSLDESIQKYRVAGWLQELARCHTSFKIDAHRAYLFNRADSQVMDYLRARRSHFRILLRQVVANYFFQALASAGILGIGGWLVIHRQLTLGQLVASELVILILLAAMDKLVTLFQDWYDLLTAVEKISHVSHLPLERVDGKDLAVEAQGASIVCKDVRFGYLSNHPILKNLNLTIAPGEIVSLVGASGVGKSTLAAIMCGLLEPNGGQVEINGVDVREARLLSLRETVSLVGDSHEIFDGSLEDNIVIGRESVTPQQIRWALSLTGLSSEIAAFSEGMKTPLLSAGWNLSKGQTQRLMMARAIVDRPQLLILDEAFTGIDERAKLAILDGLLKPENRWTVINISHDAEVVMRSHWVAILAEGGIVETGSPVALAQRPESHFASLFPDLAARTARSASL, from the coding sequence ATGACTTTAGCGGTCCCGCTGGCCGCTCAGGCGTTGGTCAATACCATTGCCGCAGGCGTGTTTCTTCAGCCGCTGGTCGTCTTAACGGTTCTGCTTTTTGTGGGGATGGCGTTTGCGGGGGCCCTCAGGGTTTCGCAGTTCTATATTGTGGAAGTCCTGCAGCAGCGCGTCTTTGCGCGCGTCGCGTTACGGTTGGCGCAACGGCTGCCTCTTGTACTGCATCAGGCGTTTACGGACGCTTATCCGCCGGAGTTGTTAAACCGCTTTTTTGACGTCATCAAAGTGCAAAAAGCCCTCTCCAAATTACTGATGGACGGGCCGGCGGCGGTTCTACAAATTCTGACCGGATTGATACTGATGGGTTTTTACAGCCCTCTGTTACTGGGATTTGATCTCTTTGCGCTGCTGTTTATTGCGTTTATCGCCTTCGGCCTTGGGCGCAATGGCGTGCATACCAGCCTGGACGAATCCATTCAAAAGTATCGCGTGGCAGGCTGGCTGCAAGAACTTGCCCGTTGCCATACGAGCTTCAAGATTGATGCGCATCGCGCATATCTGTTTAACCGGGCCGATAGTCAGGTAATGGATTATCTGCGCGCTCGACGCTCGCACTTTCGGATATTGCTGCGACAGGTTGTCGCCAACTATTTCTTCCAGGCCCTTGCCAGCGCGGGCATTTTGGGGATTGGCGGCTGGCTGGTTATCCATCGCCAATTGACGTTAGGTCAGTTAGTGGCCTCTGAATTGGTAATTCTTATCCTGCTTGCGGCCATGGATAAGTTGGTGACCCTGTTTCAGGATTGGTATGATCTGCTAACAGCCGTAGAAAAAATCTCCCACGTCAGCCATTTGCCATTGGAGCGCGTTGATGGCAAAGATCTGGCGGTGGAAGCTCAAGGGGCCAGTATTGTATGCAAAGACGTCCGTTTTGGCTATTTGAGCAATCATCCTATTCTGAAAAACCTGAATCTGACCATTGCGCCTGGAGAAATTGTCAGTCTGGTAGGCGCCAGCGGGGTGGGTAAATCGACGCTGGCGGCCATCATGTGCGGGCTGCTGGAGCCAAACGGCGGACAGGTCGAAATCAACGGCGTTGACGTCCGCGAGGCGCGTTTGCTGAGCCTGAGAGAAACCGTTTCCCTGGTCGGCGACAGCCACGAGATCTTTGATGGATCTCTGGAGGATAACATTGTCATCGGCCGCGAGTCAGTGACGCCGCAGCAAATTCGCTGGGCATTGTCGCTGACCGGACTCAGCAGCGAGATCGCCGCCTTTTCAGAGGGCATGAAAACGCCGCTGTTGAGCGCTGGATGGAATCTCTCCAAAGGACAGACGCAACGGTTAATGATGGCCCGCGCCATTGTCGATCGCCCTCAGCTTCTGATTCTTGATGAAGCGTTTACCGGCATTGATGAACGCGCCAAATTGGCGATTCTGGACGGCCTCCTGAAGCCAGAGAATCGTTGGACGGTGATTAACATTTCCCATGATGCGGAGGTTGTCATGCGTTCTCACTGGGTTGCGATTCTGGCCGAAGGCGGCATTGTGGAAACGGGTTCTCCGGTCGCTCTGGCTCAACGGCCCGAGAGCCACTTCGCGTCGCTGTTCCCGGATTTGGCCGCTAGAACCGCGCGGAGCGCTTCTTTATGA